GTGACATGGCAGCACCCCGTGATGCAGGATGAAATATTTGGTCCCATCCTCCCGGTTATTCCATTCAAAGGCATTGATGAGGCCGTGAAAATGGTGAACAACCATGAGAAGCCGCTTGCCTTGTACTTTTTCTCCTCAAGTAAAAGCAAGCAACAGCAGTTGCTGCAATATACCCACTTCGGCGGAGGCTGCATTAACGACACCATTTCGCACCTGATCAACCCCAACCTGCCCTTCGGTGGCGTGGGTGCCAGCGGCATGGGCAGCTACCACGGCAAAGGCAGCTTTGATGTGTTCTCGCACCAGAAAAGCGTGTTGCACCGCGGCACCTGGATTGACTTGCCCCTGCGCTACCCACCGTACAGGAACCGGCTGCCGATGCTACGAAAGCTCTTCAACTGGCTCTGATTTTCCGTTAAGTTTCTGAGTCAGCCGCCGCTGCAGCATGCATGTAAGTTGATAAGTTTACCCTATGTTTTAATTTTTGTTGAAACCCTACTTTATACTTGGCGGCAGCCCCGATCAGCCAATATTTCAGCTAATTTTTCCCGCTTGCGTTAAAGTTTAGCTATATTCACGTAATAAGCGCTTAACATGCACAGCTACGGCCCATCTTGCCGCATGCAGCAACTACACCTGACACCTTTATCCGTTCCATGGGTTTACTGCTTTTATACTTATTTATTGCCCTAGTATTTTCTTTCCTTTGCTCCATGCTGGAGGCTGTTCTGCTAAGCATAACGCCCGCCTATTCCAGCATCACCTCCCAAAAATCGCCCGAGCTGGGCAAAACGCTGGAGGAGTTCAAAGATAATATCGACCGGCCGCTGGCTGCCATCCTTACCCTGAACACCTTTGCCCATACCATCGGGGCAGCAGGCGTGGGCGCGCAGGCACAGCTGATCTGGGGCGATGAGTACCTGTCGCTTACCTCTGGGGTACTGACCATTATCATACTCATCTTTTCAGAGATAATCCCGAAAACAATCGGGGCCAACTACTGGCGGCAGCTCGCCCCCTTTACCGTGCGCACACTCAAGGTGCTGATCTACTCGCCGCTTTACCCAATCATTATCTTATCTCAGTTCATCACCAAGCGCCTTAAAAAAGACAAAGACCGCAGCGTACTTAGCCGCGCCGATTTTACAGCGATGGCGGAGTTGGGCATCAAGCAGGGAATTTTCAAGAAAGGTGAATCACAGATTATCAGAAACATCCTGCGCTTTAACAGCATCCTGGTGCGCCACATCATGACGCCCCGTACCGTGATCATCAGCGCACGGGAGGATATGTCGTTGTCTGATTTTTACCGCAATTTTCCGGACCTGCGCTTTTCCCGAATCCCCATTTACTCCGAGAACCTGGATGATGTGAAAGGCTATGTACTCAAGGAGGAGGTGCTGTCAGGCATCATCAACAACAAAGGGCACCTGCCCCTCAAATCCGTTGCCCGTAAAATTCAGGTGGTGCCCGAGCACATGGCCATTCCGACGCTGTTTAACCGCCTGTTGGAGCAGCAGGAGCAGATTGCGCTGGTGGTGGATGAGTATGGCGGCACGGCAGGCCTTATAAGTATGGAGGACATGATCGAGACGCTGCTGGGCATGGAGATAATAGACGAGCTCGACCAGGTGGCCGACCTGCAGAAATGGGCCCGCCAGAACTGGGAAAAACGCGCCCGCCGCCTCGGCTACACCCCAGAGTAAAGGCCGCTACCCGGCCTCAATTCCTAAGGCTATACTTATACATGGGTGTCTGTTTATACTTATACCCCGATGTCCTCGTTCCAGAGAGCCGGCTTTTCCTGTATAAACTTTTGCATCAGCTGGTAGCATTCGTCATTGTCTGCCACCTCCACGGTTACGCCGCGCGAGCGCAGCAGTTCTTCCTCGCCCATAAAAGTACGGTTCTCCCCAATCACCACTTTTGGTATGCCGTACAGCAGCATGGTGCCCGTGCACATGGGGCAGGGAGACAAAGTAGTATACAGTACGCACTCCTGGTACACCGAAGCTGGCTGGCGGCCTGCGTTCTCGAGCGCATCCATTTCGCCGTGTAGCACCACACTTCCCTCCTGCACGCGCTTGTTATGTCCACGGCCAATAATCTTGCCGTTGTGTACCAGCACTGATCCAATAGGAATGCCACCTTCTGAATAGCCCTGCTTTGCTTCGTCTAACGCTGCCTGTAAAAACTGATCCATAGTATAATATTTGTGTGAGAGCTTATACTTCAATTTGACGGGCTGTGTTCAATACAAGAATTTATACTTGCTATTTTATGATTTTGCAGTTACTGAACCTTATCTGCCAACTAATCACCCGCAGGTCTGTTCTGCAAGTGTAAAGCGGCGGCTTATCTAAAAACACGGCCTATGAAAATACTTTTAACAGGAGCCAATGGCTACATCGGCAAGCGGCTGCTGCCTTTGCTGGTAGAGCAGCAGCATGAGGTGGTGTGCATGGTGCGGGACATGCGCCGCTTTGCCCTGCCTGAACCGCTGAAGGAGAAGGTGCAGGTGGTGCAGGGCGACCTGCTGCTCCCGGAGGGGCTAAAGCAACTCCCCACAAATTTAGATGCTGCTTACTACCTGGTACACTCCATGGGCTCCAACCGGGATGACTTTTCTGAAGCGGAAAGAATCGGGGCAGAGAATTTTGTCGCCTACCTTAACACCACCTCCGCAAAGCAAATCATTTACCTGAGCGGCATCTCCAACGACGTGAAGCTTTCCAAGCACCTGGCCTCGCGCCTGTTCGTGGAAGAGGTGCTGGACAAGGCAAACGCCAGCCTCACTGTGCTGCGGGCGGCCATTATCATCGGTTCCGGCAGCGCCTCTTTCGAGATCATTCGTGACCTGGTGGACAAACTGCCTGTGATGGTGACGCCTAAATGGTTAAAGTCGAGGTGCCAGCCAATTGCCATCCGGGATGTGCTTTTCTATTTAGCCGAGGTGCTGGGCCGCAAAGACTGCTACAACCGGAACTTTGAGATCGGAGGTCCGGATGTGTTGACTTACCGGGAGATGCTGCTGAAGCTGGCCCAAATAAGAAACCTGAAGCGCTACATCCTTACCCTGCCGGTGCTCACACCGCGCCTCTCCTCCTATTGGCTATACTTTGTAACCAGCACCAACTACACCCTTGCCCGCAGTTTGGTAGACAGCCTGCGCAACGATGCTGTGGTGCAGGACCATGGCATCAAAGCCGTTATTCCGCACGAGTGCCTGCCTTACGAGCAGGCAGTGCGGCTGGCCTTTAGCAGAATCGAACAGAACTCGGTGCTGTCGAGTTGGACGGATGCATTGGTGAGTGGCACCATGCCGGTGAATTACATGAACTACATACAAGTGCCGGAGCACGGGCTGCTGACTGACAAAAAGCGGCTGAAGTTTGACCGTGACCCGGAAGAGGTGCTCGCCAACATCTGGCGCATTGGCGGGGAGCGCGGCTGGTACAAAACCGACTTTCTGTGGCGCATGCGCGGGCTGCTCGATAAAATGGTGGGCGGCGTTGGTTTGAGGCGTGGCCGCCGGAGCCCGAATGAGCTAAAGGCCGGCGACACCATTGACTTTTGGCGCGTGCTGGTGGCCGATAAGCAAAACAGGCGCCTGCTGCTGTACGCGGAAATGAAATTACCCGGAGAGGCCTGGCTGCAATTCAGGATCTGCCAGGAAGCAGACGGGAATTACCTGGAGCAGTTGGCGGCATACCGCCCCCACGGGTTGGTGGGCAGGCTGTATTGGTACTCCGTTCTGCCGTTCCACTTTGTTATTTTCGGGGGAATGATACAGAACATCATCAGTTATGGCAAAAGCAAGCCAGCAAACAGGCTCCTACAGGAAAGTCAAAAATCATAGTTATATACAAGTATTAGGTGCCATAGTGTAAAACCTAAGCCTTTCCCCCTAAGTATACTTCAATATCTTTTGCCAACTATGTTTATGGGCTGCAAAAGTATTTGCAAAAGGCTTACTTTTATTTCCTGACCTCTAAAATATGGCTAACTTTGCCTCGCTATAACGATACTTACTTGATGGAGGCTATCAAAGAAACGAACTTCTCCTTTGCCGGTCAAACCGGCTTCTACAAAGGGAAGGTGCGCGATGTTTACTATTTTGAGGATAAACTGGCCATTGTTGCCACAGACCGCATCAGTGCATTCGACGTGGTACTGCCACGTGCCATCCCCTACAAAGGGCAGGTACTGAACCAGATCGCCAGCATCAACCTGAAAGCCACTTCCGATATTGTGCCTAACTGGGTGATTGCCACCCCAGATCCCAACGTGACCATCGGCTTTAATTGCACTCCTTTCAAGGTGGAGATGGTGATTCGCGGGTACCTGGCAGGACACGCCTGGCGCGAGTACAAAGCCGGCAAGCGTACCGTTTGCGGTGTAGCCTTGCCTGATGGGCTGCGTGAAAACGATAAGCTGCCCGAGCCCATCATCACCCCGACCACCAAAGCCGATGAGGGCCACGACGAGGACATCTCGCGGGAAGAAATTTTGGCGAAAGGCCTTGTATCTCAGGAAGATTACCTTAAATTAGAAGGCTATACCAGGGCGCTTTTTGCCCGGGGAACAGAACTTGCGGCGCAAAGGGGGTTGATTTTAGTGGACACCAAGTATGAATTTGGTAAGTATAAAGACCAGATTTACCTGATTGACGAAATCCACACCCCCGACTCTTCCCGTTATTTTTACAGCGAAGGCTACGGGGAGCGCCAGCAGCAGGGCAAGCCGCAACGCCAGCTGTCGAAGGAGTTTGTACGGCAGTGGCTTATTGAGAATGGCTTTCAAGGCAAAGATGGGCAGCAGGTTCCGGAAATGACAGACAAAGTAGTGCAAGGAATATCCGAACGCTATATGGAGCTATATGAGGCCTTTACGGGTCAGAAACTTAAAAAAGAACCTTATAATAACGTGCTTCAACGCATTGAGCAGCACGTAAGTGACAATATTTTTACTGCCGAAAATTGAGTTAATTAAAGTAGTTTTTGGTACATTCGCATTATAATCCTTATTGGTAGACCATGAAGTACACGATTGATAAAAAAGAAAACTATACAATTATCACGATCGATGAGAAGAAGTTGGATACTTCAATCGCGCCGGACCTGAAGTCTGAGTTCGTGAAATTGAATGCTGAAGGGATCACCAACCTGATTCTTGACCTGAGCAATGTGAAGTACACTGACTCTTCCGGGTTGAGTTCTATCCTGATCGCAAACCGCCTGTGCAACTCTTCAAACGGCTTGCTTATACTTACAGGATTGCAGGACCACGTGATGAAATTGATCACGATCTCTAAGCTGGAGTCTGTACTCAACATCCTGCCTACAGTAGAAGAAGCAATTGACCGTGTGTTTCTGCACGAGATTGAGCAGGACCTTACTAACAAGGAAGACTAACCATACCTGCCCGTTGTGGATTTCGAACTCAGGATACTGGGCAGTTCGTCGGCCACACCTTCGGCAAACAGACACCATACCGCACAGGTACTGACCATAGGGAACCAGTACCACTTGCTAGATTGCGGTGAAGGCACGCAGATGCAGCTGATGCAATACAAGATAAAGTATCAGCGCATCTGCAATGTCTACATCAGTCACCTCCACGGCGACCATTATTTTGGACTGGCTGGCCTGCTTTCTACCATGCACCTGAAAGGCCGCCAACTTCCCCTCCACCTCTACGGCCCTCCCGGCCTTGCTGACATTCTAAGCCTGCAGCTGAAGTATTCTGGTACCAACCTCTGCTACAAGCTTGTTTTCCATGAGTTGGACACTACGGTTCACAAAAAGATATTCGAGGACAAGACTGTTTCGGTTTATACCATTCCGATGGAGCACCGCATTCCCTGCTGTGGCTTCCTGATCCGGGAAAAGCAGAAACCGCGTCCGCTCATCAAGGAAAAACTCCCCTCCTTCCTCACGCCGCCGCAACTCGTACGCCTGAAATGGGGCGAGGATATCCGCGACGAGCAAGGCAACGTGGTGCTGCATAATAAGGACGTAACGATGGAGCCCAAACGCAGCCGCAGCTACGCCTACTGCGCTGACAGCCGCTACAAGCCTGCATTGTTGCCATACCTGCGCCACGTGGACCTGCTTTATCATGAAGCCACCTTCACTGACGAGCTGCGCGAGCGTGCCGATTATACCTTTCATAGCACCGCTAAGCAAGCCGCCGAACTGGCCGCCGCTGCCGAGGTACGCCAACTGCTAATCGGGCACTTCTCGGTGCGCTACAAAGACCTGACGCCCCTGCTCGAAGAGGCCCGGGAGGTTTTTTCAAAAACAGAACTGGCCATCGAAGGCAGCATCTTTTGCATCCGGGAGTAGCCATACTTCCTGCACCCCTCTTGTTAGCCATACTTCAATACGCTATTTTCTGTGATACCGCCAGCCGCACCAGGTATACTTCATGTCTTTCGAGATGCGCTTCTATATATGCTGCAGCGTTAACAGGCACAGCCTGATTGTGCGGAAGAAGTTTGGATTCGCAACATCCATCTTGTAAACTTGTTGTGGCATAAAATCACACGTATGGCATCCATTCCTCACGCTGATAAAAAGCGGACGCAGCTGTTCCTGGTTCTTAGTGGCATCTTTATCTCTAACGCCTTGCTGGCTGAATTAATAGGCGTCAAGATTTTTTCCGGGGAGGCACTGTTCGGTTTGCCCGGTGCGCAGCTCCCCTTATTCGGTGGCACTCCGCTGGACTTTAACCTGACAGCGGGCGTGATCATCTGGCCGGTGGTCTTCGTGACAACCGACATCATTAATGAATATTTTGGTAAGGAAGGAGTAAAGAAAGTAAGCATCCTGACGGTGCTGCTTATACTTTACGCTTTTGTAGTGATCACCGCCGTGACAGGCTTGCCTCCTGCCCAGTTCTGGCTCGATGTGAACAGCACCGATGTGCAGGGAAACCCATTCGACATTAATTACGCCTATAACAGCGTGTACCGCCAGGGGCTTGGGATTATACTTGGCTCAGTCGTGGCCTTCCTGATTTCCCAGTTCCTCGATGCCACCGTGTTCCATTGGCTCCGCCGCTTCACCGGCAGCAGCAAGATCTGGCTCCGCGCCACCGGCTCCACCCTCGTCTCGCAGCTCATCGACTCGTTTGTGGTGCTCTTCATCGCCTTTTTCCTGTTCGGCAACTGGTCTATGGAGCAAGTGCTGGCCGTGTCGCTAATGAACTACATCTATAAGTTTGCCATCGCTATTTTGCTCACGCCGGTGCTTTATCTCGCCCATTTCCTCATCGACAAGTACCTGGGCGAAAAGCAGGCAGCGGAACTAATGGAAGAAGCGGTACTGGAAAAGTAATGGATTGCTTTATCAGCGGTTTTGCATCAGCTAGTCTCTCCTATCCTTGCATTAGTTTTACTGTCATTCAATACAATTGTCATCTCGACGATAGGAGAGATCTTTTTTAAGTTTCCGATAGATCTCTCACTCCGTTCGAGATGACAATTGTATATTAGTGCTTTAGTGAAGCTTCAAACTGCTGTTCGCTGTAATACCAAAGTATAAACATCAAAAAACATTTGCACAATTCGCAAAAGGAAGCTTACCTTTGCAACCTTGCAAAATAGCAAATGCCGCATCATTTAGCACATACACAAATCTTTATTACAGGATACGAACTACACGACCTGTAACAGTACCCCACTTCTGCATTTGGGGCTGCTGCAGCCCCTCCTTTTCTATTTTTTGGTTGATTATTTTTTAGACTGGAGGACAATTATGTTCAGAGGAGTCGCCTTGGTATTTCTTGGCGCGTGTAGTTTCGGTGTGCTATCTACGTTTGTAAAGCTAGCTTACAAGGAAGGTTTTGGCTTGGGTGAAGTAACGGGCACCCAGGTCTTTTTTGGGTTGATTATTCTTTGGACTATCGTGTTGTTGCGCAAGTTGCTTAGCAGCAAGGGCAACGGCACGTCGTTCAAGGAGGCCTTGAAACTGGTTGCCATGGGCACTGCCACCGGGCTTGTGAGTATTTTTTACTACAAGTGCGTGCAAACCGTTCCGGCATCCATCGCCATCCTGCTGCTGATGCAGTTTACCTGGATGAGCCTGTTGCTGGATGCTATTATCAAGCGAAAACTGCCCGGCTTGCTGCAGGTGGGCATGGTTATACTTATCATACTGGGCACTGCCCTGGCTGGCAGGCTTTTCTCCAGCGACATCCCAGATTTTGACCTGACCGGCATCCTGTTCGGCTTACTGGCCGCACTGTGCTACACGTTCTTCCTGATGGTTAACGGTGCTGTGGGCAACCACCTGCACCCGGCCACTAAAAGCGCCCTGCTGCTGACAGGTGCGTGCATCTTGGTTTTCAGTGTTTTCCCTCCTTTGTTTCTCGTGAACGGTGCGCTTTTTAACGGCCTGCTGAAATGGGGCATTTTGCTGGCCTTGTTTGGCACTGTGATACCGCCCCTGTTTTACGCCTACGGCATTCCGAAAACCGGCCTTGGGTTAAGCGCCATCGTGAGTGCAGCGGAGCTTCCAGTGGCCGTGCTCATGTCGAGTCTGGTGCTGCACGAGGAAGTATGGGCGATTCAGTGGCTGGGGGTGGGGCTGATCCTGCTGGCCATCGTGCTCTCCAATCTCGACTCCGTCAGAAAAAGAAAAAAACAAAAGGCGGCCACTGTCGCTTTATAAAGTATTGGTTGATTGATAGGATGGTTAGGTTCTGCCCGATGCAGCTACCTAACCATTTCTATTTTGAGAAAGCTTGATCTGCTCTATCCCCATACTTGAAGCCGAAATCTGAAAGAGCAACGGCAGAAGCCAATTTATACTTCCTGCTTTCGGGCAATTTCGCTTAATTTGCAACTGTAACAAGAACACCCTACCCTATGGCACGATATCTAACAGGAATCCAGAGCACGGGCCGACCGCACCTGGGCAACCTGCTGGGAGCAATTTTTCCTGCTATCAAGTTTTCCCAAGCCTCTGATGAAGCGGCTTTATACTTCATTGCGGACATGCACTCGCTCACTACCATCCGCGACGCTGAGGTGCTGCGGCACAACACCTACTCTGTGGCCGCTGCATGGCTTGCTTTTGGATTTGATACGGACAAACACATTTTCTACCGCCAGTCGGATGTGCCGATGGTGACTGAGCTTACCTGGTACCTGAACTGCTTCACGCCGTTCCCGATGCTGGCCAACGCCCACTCGTTTAAGGATAAGTCAAACAGGCGCGGACTAGCCGATGTGAACGCCGGACTCTTTACGTACCCGGTGCTGATGGCAGCCGACATCCTGCTGTACGACGCAAACTTTGTGCCCGTAGGAAAAGACCAGATCCAGCACCTGGAAATTACGCGTGACATTGCCAGCGCCTTCAACCATGTGTACGGCGACACTTTTGTGCTGCCCGAAGTGAAGGTAGACGAAACGGTGATGACGGTTCCGGGGTTGGATGGGGAGAAAATGAGTAAGTCTTACGGCAACATCATCGACATTTTTGAGGCTGACAAACCCTTGCGAAAAACCATCATGAGCATCGTGACGGACAGTACCGCGCTGGAAGAACCAAAGAACCCGGAAACCGATACTGTATTCAAACTGTTTAGCTTACTTGCCTCGCCCGAACAGATTGAAACCATGCGCATGAATTACATTACTGGTGGCTACGGCTACGGACACGCCAAGCAGGCGTTGTATGAGCTGATTATCACCAAGTTTGCCAAAGAGCGCGAGCTGTTTAACTACTACATGAACAACCTGCCTGAGCTGGACAAGAAACTGCTGGAAGGCGCTGCCAAGGCAAAGGCT
Above is a window of Pontibacter akesuensis DNA encoding:
- a CDS encoding queuosine precursor transporter produces the protein MASIPHADKKRTQLFLVLSGIFISNALLAELIGVKIFSGEALFGLPGAQLPLFGGTPLDFNLTAGVIIWPVVFVTTDIINEYFGKEGVKKVSILTVLLILYAFVVITAVTGLPPAQFWLDVNSTDVQGNPFDINYAYNSVYRQGLGIILGSVVAFLISQFLDATVFHWLRRFTGSSKIWLRATGSTLVSQLIDSFVVLFIAFFLFGNWSMEQVLAVSLMNYIYKFAIAILLTPVLYLAHFLIDKYLGEKQAAELMEEAVLEK
- a CDS encoding phosphoribosylaminoimidazolesuccinocarboxamide synthase, which encodes MEAIKETNFSFAGQTGFYKGKVRDVYYFEDKLAIVATDRISAFDVVLPRAIPYKGQVLNQIASINLKATSDIVPNWVIATPDPNVTIGFNCTPFKVEMVIRGYLAGHAWREYKAGKRTVCGVALPDGLRENDKLPEPIITPTTKADEGHDEDISREEILAKGLVSQEDYLKLEGYTRALFARGTELAAQRGLILVDTKYEFGKYKDQIYLIDEIHTPDSSRYFYSEGYGERQQQGKPQRQLSKEFVRQWLIENGFQGKDGQQVPEMTDKVVQGISERYMELYEAFTGQKLKKEPYNNVLQRIEQHVSDNIFTAEN
- the trpS gene encoding tryptophan--tRNA ligase, with the translated sequence MARYLTGIQSTGRPHLGNLLGAIFPAIKFSQASDEAALYFIADMHSLTTIRDAEVLRHNTYSVAAAWLAFGFDTDKHIFYRQSDVPMVTELTWYLNCFTPFPMLANAHSFKDKSNRRGLADVNAGLFTYPVLMAADILLYDANFVPVGKDQIQHLEITRDIASAFNHVYGDTFVLPEVKVDETVMTVPGLDGEKMSKSYGNIIDIFEADKPLRKTIMSIVTDSTALEEPKNPETDTVFKLFSLLASPEQIETMRMNYITGGYGYGHAKQALYELIITKFAKERELFNYYMNNLPELDKKLLEGAAKAKAIAQPVLERVRQKLGY
- a CDS encoding nucleoside deaminase; the encoded protein is MDQFLQAALDEAKQGYSEGGIPIGSVLVHNGKIIGRGHNKRVQEGSVVLHGEMDALENAGRQPASVYQECVLYTTLSPCPMCTGTMLLYGIPKVVIGENRTFMGEEELLRSRGVTVEVADNDECYQLMQKFIQEKPALWNEDIGV
- a CDS encoding CNNM domain-containing protein; this encodes MGLLLLYLFIALVFSFLCSMLEAVLLSITPAYSSITSQKSPELGKTLEEFKDNIDRPLAAILTLNTFAHTIGAAGVGAQAQLIWGDEYLSLTSGVLTIIILIFSEIIPKTIGANYWRQLAPFTVRTLKVLIYSPLYPIIILSQFITKRLKKDKDRSVLSRADFTAMAELGIKQGIFKKGESQIIRNILRFNSILVRHIMTPRTVIISAREDMSLSDFYRNFPDLRFSRIPIYSENLDDVKGYVLKEEVLSGIINNKGHLPLKSVARKIQVVPEHMAIPTLFNRLLEQQEQIALVVDEYGGTAGLISMEDMIETLLGMEIIDELDQVADLQKWARQNWEKRARRLGYTPE
- a CDS encoding EamA family transporter: MFRGVALVFLGACSFGVLSTFVKLAYKEGFGLGEVTGTQVFFGLIILWTIVLLRKLLSSKGNGTSFKEALKLVAMGTATGLVSIFYYKCVQTVPASIAILLLMQFTWMSLLLDAIIKRKLPGLLQVGMVILIILGTALAGRLFSSDIPDFDLTGILFGLLAALCYTFFLMVNGAVGNHLHPATKSALLLTGACILVFSVFPPLFLVNGALFNGLLKWGILLALFGTVIPPLFYAYGIPKTGLGLSAIVSAAELPVAVLMSSLVLHEEVWAIQWLGVGLILLAIVLSNLDSVRKRKKQKAATVAL
- a CDS encoding STAS domain-containing protein, translated to MKYTIDKKENYTIITIDEKKLDTSIAPDLKSEFVKLNAEGITNLILDLSNVKYTDSSGLSSILIANRLCNSSNGLLILTGLQDHVMKLITISKLESVLNILPTVEEAIDRVFLHEIEQDLTNKED
- a CDS encoding SDR family oxidoreductase, which encodes MKILLTGANGYIGKRLLPLLVEQQHEVVCMVRDMRRFALPEPLKEKVQVVQGDLLLPEGLKQLPTNLDAAYYLVHSMGSNRDDFSEAERIGAENFVAYLNTTSAKQIIYLSGISNDVKLSKHLASRLFVEEVLDKANASLTVLRAAIIIGSGSASFEIIRDLVDKLPVMVTPKWLKSRCQPIAIRDVLFYLAEVLGRKDCYNRNFEIGGPDVLTYREMLLKLAQIRNLKRYILTLPVLTPRLSSYWLYFVTSTNYTLARSLVDSLRNDAVVQDHGIKAVIPHECLPYEQAVRLAFSRIEQNSVLSSWTDALVSGTMPVNYMNYIQVPEHGLLTDKKRLKFDRDPEEVLANIWRIGGERGWYKTDFLWRMRGLLDKMVGGVGLRRGRRSPNELKAGDTIDFWRVLVADKQNRRLLLYAEMKLPGEAWLQFRICQEADGNYLEQLAAYRPHGLVGRLYWYSVLPFHFVIFGGMIQNIISYGKSKPANRLLQESQKS
- a CDS encoding ribonuclease Z, with protein sequence MDFELRILGSSSATPSANRHHTAQVLTIGNQYHLLDCGEGTQMQLMQYKIKYQRICNVYISHLHGDHYFGLAGLLSTMHLKGRQLPLHLYGPPGLADILSLQLKYSGTNLCYKLVFHELDTTVHKKIFEDKTVSVYTIPMEHRIPCCGFLIREKQKPRPLIKEKLPSFLTPPQLVRLKWGEDIRDEQGNVVLHNKDVTMEPKRSRSYAYCADSRYKPALLPYLRHVDLLYHEATFTDELRERADYTFHSTAKQAAELAAAAEVRQLLIGHFSVRYKDLTPLLEEAREVFSKTELAIEGSIFCIRE